A portion of the Manihot esculenta cultivar AM560-2 chromosome 2, M.esculenta_v8, whole genome shotgun sequence genome contains these proteins:
- the LOC110610190 gene encoding ethylene-responsive transcription factor ERF020, whose translation MSDATHLVNQESSSERASDQRKYKGVRRRKWGKWVSEIRVPGTQERLWLGSYSTPEAAAVAHDLASYCLRGQQRSSSVNSRLNFPLVLPTNLRPDMSPKSIQKVASDAGMAIDAQMILNGTQSPGNESRGNASDCTILRSSEPEINLENVMSNYGETYSGDSGESLSISVEDYL comes from the coding sequence ATGAGTGATGCAACTCACCTCGTTAATCAAGAGAGCTCCAGTGAAAGAGCATCTGATCAGAGGAAATACAAGGGAGTTCGCCGAAGAAAATGGGGAAAATGGGTATCGGAAATCAGAGTGCCTGGCACGCAAGAACGACTCTGGTTAGGTTCTTATTCCACACCAGAAGCTGCTGCAGTGGCTCATGATTTAGCTTCTTATTGTTTAAGAGGACAACAACGTTCGTCTTCAGTGAATAGTCGTCTAAACTTTCCTTTAGTATTGCCTACAAATTTACGACCTGACATGTCACCTAAATCCATACAGAAAGTAGCTTCAGATGCTGGCATGGCAATTGATGCGCAAATGATATTAAACGGGACTCAATCACCTGGTAATGAATCCAGAGGCAATGCAAGTGATTGTACAATTCTTAGATCATCAGAGCCAGAGATAAACTTGGAAAATGTTATGAGTAATTATGGAGAAACTTATTCCGGAGATAGTGGAGAAAGCTTAAGCATCTCTGTTGAAGATTATTTATAG